The Vidua macroura isolate BioBank_ID:100142 chromosome 2, ASM2450914v1, whole genome shotgun sequence DNA window ATCGAGAAGAgttttctgcagctcctgatTCTGGCTGGCCTGACTGCTTCAATAGTGGTGTCTTTGTGTTCCAGCCCTCCCTGAAGACTTACAACCTGCTGCTCCAGTTTGCTGCTGAACATGGCAGCTTTGATGGTAAGGAGCAAGAAGGCGTAAGGAATGAAGTGCAAGACAGTTTCCATGCTTCCTCTATTCAGGCAGAATAGGGGAAGGCAGGAGTTCTCTGGGCTCTCTATAAGAATTTAAGGTGCAGAACTTTGCCTTTTAGACTGTATTTAAGACCTGTTGACTCACTCTGGACTGTGCTTCCCAGAAAATGGCACTGAAGAGACATTATGTCTGAGTCTTGCCCAGTTAGTTTTGCTGTCTGGCTTAGGAGACAGAAATACATCTGATCTTCAGTCTTCTGCTCTGAAGGAGACCAGACACTATTCCTTCCTTCTTATATTATAATAGGACTTCATTTACACTGAGCTTGCATCAGAGTGAATCAGGTATTCACTTGTACCTGCTCATATGGCCATGTTTTCAAGTCCAAGTTGGAGTCCCATGAACACACCAATCTTAGTCCCCAGTCTCACTCCTATCCAAATTTTGATACAAATTTGAGTGTACATATATTATGGTAATACTGTTTTATGTATTCTTTAGGAGGTGATCAAGGCTTGTTGAACAGCTTCTTCAGCAACTGGGCAACAGCAGATATTGGCAAACACTTGCCTTTCCTCTACaacctgagcagcagctctgtatACACCtatgttcctgctttcaatcAGTAAGTAACTGTTAAGCTCTGTAGTTTGTTAAAGAACATCCTTTTGTAAGAGAGATTAATAATGACATATTGTGTTAATTATAAATTACAGTATCACAAATGATCTTATATAGAAACCATGCAATAGAAGCTTAAATTTGATGTGAATGTCTGGACATAGAGAGAGTCCCAGAGTTGGCTACACTGTCTTTTATGCTCTTCCAAAGAAGCTTCTTTCATTTTGACAAAATATAATTACTTTGGTATTAGTTTACTAGTTTACAAGTTTACTTTTAAGCTTGTTCCTTTGTTCTCAAGTAATTTATTAGAGAAACAATTGGCATTGCTTAAACTTTTTGAGCCAGTCCTTAGGTCCTTCTATGAAATGAAATTTGTGCTACTAATTATATGATTCCAGACAGCACAGTTGAGAATGTTATCTGATAAAGGGCAAGTTGGATTTAGGGTGTTGTGAATTTCTGTTCCAGTTGCACAATACACTCTTACTGGAAGATGAACTTAGGCCAgtgtattaatatttattagtaatttttaatatgGGATCAGTAATACCCAATTTTGGTGATTAAATATTTGAAGTGATATGTATTTGTTTGTGAATAGAGCATGAAGGAGGACTGGAAATAGTACTGCATGAGCCTGTCAGTTTCCTTCATGAACTTTTCTACTAGAATTAGCAGCTGGAAGCAAATGGCAATataactttttgttttctgtatgttAAACAAGATGAATTAAACCAGGAAGatagaaacaaaatattactACATATAATCTCAAATGTGTTACTGTTGCAAAATGTTAAATTACCTCACCTGTAAGCATGTTTATTCTAGAACTTTATATAAGCTAAAAAATTTTTTTGCATAGACCTTTTTATTTGATCTCTACAGTTTTGGTAGAGATGCCAAAGTTGTTCACTTCTTGGGAGCAACAAAACCCTGGAACTACAAATACAACCTTCAAACAAAGAGAGTTATGCAGGATGGAACCACCTCTGGATCTTTTCATCAACTGTCATTTCTTGCCCTCTGGTGGAATATATACAGTGCCAGTATATTGCCTTTGTTGGAAAAACTTCAAAAGATGGAAGAATCAGAATCTGAGGAATGCAAGGTAACTGAGAAGGAGTTAGTGGGAATATGTtggaatcaaaaccaaaaattctaaaaattggtaaaggaagaaattatatGATGTGGTGGGCTGACTCTGGCTGGATTCCAagtgcccaccaaagccactctatCACTCTCCTTCTAAgatggacaggggagagaaaatgtaaGGAAAGGCTCATGGGTTGGGATAAGGATAGGGAGATATCTCTCACCAGGTACCATCAAGGGTGAAACAGGTTGAACTTCAGGAAATTAATCAAATCTACCAATTTAAATCAGACTAGATAAAATTTACCAattaccaatcaaatcagagtagagTAACAAGAAATAACCCCAAATTTGGAACACCGACCTTAATCCCTCAATTCTTCCTAGGTTCAACTCTGTTTTCTCTgactccccccacccccaccgATGGCACATGGGGATGGGGAATAAGGACTGTGGTCAGTTCATTACatgttgtctctgctgctccttcctcctcctcagagctTGAATTCCTCAcactctttccctgctccagtccctcccatgggagacagtcctTCATGGACTTTCCCAACATGAGTCCTTCCCATGAGTTGTGGGATGCAGTCCCTCAGGGATTGCCTGTCCAGTGTGGGTCCCCTATGGAGTCACAAGTCCTggcagcaaacctgctccactGCAGGATCCTTTCTTCATAGGCCCAGTGGTCCTGCCAGAAGCCTTCTCCCCCGTGGGCTttccatggggtcacagcctccttcacACAACCTGCTGTGGTGTGGGGTCCACCGTGGGGTGCAGGTGGATCCATACTCCaccatggacctccatgggctaCAGAAGGACATCCTGATGCACCGTGGGATGCAGGGCTgtctctgctctggcacctggagcgCCTCTTCCCCTTTGTTCTTTGGTGACCCTAGTGCATGCAGGGTTGTTACTCACACAtcttctcactcctctctctgTCCAGTTGCAAGGAaactccttcctccttcttttaaGGAGGGTTTTCCTCCTTCTTAAATTTCATTATCCCAAAGACACTACCACCATCACTGATGAGCTTGGCCTTGGCCAGTGACAGGTCCATTTAGTagccagctggcattggctccACTGGGTTTGGGGGAAGCTTCTAGGAGCTTCTCACAGAATCTACTCCTGGAATCACCCTGCTACTAAAACCTTGCCATGCAATTCCAATATGTATGGGAAAACTTAGTATCTGTTGGTTGGTAGTAGAAGTGTCCAAAGTAGCCATTTAGGAAGGATTTCTTGCACTATCTGCTTTCCCAAGATATCCTGCAGCCATCTTCTTTATTGATAAAGTTTTTATGGTAATGTATGTGCATACAGAATATGATACAAATTAGCCAGAGAAGGGATAATCTGGCCCATGAAACAAACagacttttgtttttcttgtagcTAAATTGATATAGACCATCTAACTAGGTCTTGAACTGTAATAAAATTTACCTTTTCAGAACTACATTATAACTTGTTGTATGAGATCATAACAAATAAATCAGGTTTCAAAAGCAGCGTTAATTGCATTTAAGATGTTATGTACAGTACTCCTATGTCATCAAACATTTATTGAtctctatgcttttttttttcccaaaggaaatgCAGCAGTGTGCTTTTCAcgaatagaataaaaaaatctgtttataaaTAGATAATTTCTTAGAGACCAGTAGCATAAATAAATGTGTAGAagtacaatttttaattttgtatccAGACTTGACAAATTAGATCCCATTTATGCATATGCAAATATTGTCTTAATGTCTtgtaatattaaattattaacaTAATTGAACTAATTGCATAGTCCTCTTAAGATCAGTTGAATGTTTACCATCAAAGCCCCAGAGAATAATTTGGCTTGTTAACCTCATGACAAAttggaaagcagaggaaggaataGGTAGTTTTTGATCTTATactttaatttgctttaatttttaaggcattgtgtattaaagaaatatttcagctatGGTAATTGAAGGTGGAAATACCTGTTAGATTTACCTCATAATGCTGGTGTACTTACGAgtgcaaaaaaagcaaaaacttaAACTGCAGCATGCTCTAAATCTAGGACCACATACTTGTTTTGCATTAAGTTATTCTTTCAATTATGAAAACCTCCTAAGGAGGTGCAACTGTTGTAAATAAGTTATTGCCGTcctgaaaaaatgtgtttcagtGGTGAGATGTTCTTGTTTTCATTAGCATGCTTTCAATGGAGTTGAAGTTACCCTGAAGAAGGTCAGTCCTTACATGGCCAGCTCTCTACAAAAGcctgagctcccagagcagacAAATGAAGTAAATCCCACAGCATGCTCACCCGAGGAACTTGCTTTCAAAGCTGTGAGTGTGTTGTATATTATTATATGCAGAAACAAAGTCAAATTATATACTAAGAGGAGATTCTTTCATTATGCTTCTGATCTGGAAAATGGTATCTTCAATTTAGCTGTAGTGATTGAATTTTCTCActagcattaaaaataatctaaagCCTATTTATTATCTTTAATCTTCAGTTATGCATGTATGATGTGTCTGGAAGTTGAAAGagtttgctttgcattttagaAAGAGGTTGTTTATTCAAAGTTGTTAAATACTTAATCAAATGTAatgtaaaaaaatctgataccaaagtaatttttttaatattaatatttttgtgaattaataccttttttttatgtttaaaactAGAATCCTTTCTATCATTCCTCTGCAGAAAGTTTTTTCCCCACAAGTGTTGACCCAGAAAACTGTTTCTCAAATTTCTGTGACTTGAGCAAAAAGGAGagccatgaaaaaaatccactgatTAATATTGCagtctttctgcttcttttgtcACTTTTCTTGTATTTGTGTGTTTCTGTTGCACTGAATCTCCTTATTTTAAGCAGGAATTAAGTTGGACATAGTAGCACAATGCCTCTGCAGGTGTAAGTCATTACATATTGCGTGATAAACTGTATTACACCATGGTACAactgggagaaaataaaattagtgtTCTAATGTCATCTCTATTGTAATTTGTGAACTACACTCTAGAATGATGAAGACAACTTTCAAGATGTTCTTTCCTTCACTTCTTTAGGCTGTAGTTACTCTATAAAGTAAAACTctaattttcctttcccatttccacCCTGCATCCTCCcccttcttccctttcccttatGAGTGTGAAGGGGCTGAAGGAAAACTGCAAACCTTCCAGTTCCATAActtaagaataatttatttgcaaatgATGTATTTTCTTGTATGCCTTATGCATCTGACTTTATTGGAAAGGAGTAAACTAAATAGGGACACATTATCAAGATGTTTgtttggggtaaaaaaaaatcatgttcaCCTAAAGCAGTTTCATTAAAATTTCTATAGTATTTTAATTACTAGGATTGGCTTATCAGAAAACCATATTCAATGGAAAGTAACAGCCTGGTTCCCTTCTTACTTAAGAATACCATCGTTCCAGTTTTTGCTGCCCAGCTTCAATAGACTTGTGAGAttgttttgggggaaaagaCTTTTGAATGGGGTCTGTCTACTCATTTATGTTTTGCTATCAGTCAAAAACAAATATTAGGGACAATATATTTTGTGCAATCTATTTTACCACTGTTTTGGAatactttgttcttttcttatTTGAGCTTATGTGAGAGCAAGCTGTAATcctgaaatgagatttttcttgtTGAAGTTTGGCCTCATGAACGGTAGGAATCATGAATGGTAAGCTTGCTTCCCAGGCTGTATGTGTAGTCACTGAAAAATGAGAGCCACTTTGAACCTATTTTAGGATGAGATGAGCTGCCCTCTGGAGGTATTTATCCTAGATTGATTGTAGTAAGAGCTTTGATTCAATGCCATTTTTGATAGCTAAAGCTGGGTGACTTGAATTTTCTTCTTGGCGATAATGTGCTTCCTTGCTTTCCTCCCATCCATTGCTTTACCCTCCCCCAAGACTGAAAGTgattgtattgtattgtatgaattctcatgaaaagaaaattatgagaaAATATTCTCCTAATAAAACCTCAGTGGCTGTATTTTAGCAACCTGTGTATGAAGTCGAACCAAGAGATTCTAACGTCCATCCCTCTGAGCCTGACAGACCTTCAGAACAACCTGTATTTCAACCTGCATTTCAGGAAACCTCAGAAATGGTACGTGTAGCTTTGTGCATTGAACATCTGTTGATAACTGCATGTGCATCTTTGCTGCCAACATAATTTTGGGAAAGCTCTACTAATTATAATGCAATGTGCAAATAAATTCCTTAATCTTTTAGCCATGTAATTCCTTAAGTGTTTCCAATACTGTGTTGTGATACCTTTctagttttcttttcaaaactttgagtttttaaatgtgtgttttcctgTGCTAACCTCCGAGTAATCAATGTATGGTGTTAATTTTAGTTCTCCTATACTAACACAAGCAAAGCTGTCTGGGTATTTTGTGTTTGTTAgttctgttgtgttttgttttgttgtggttttttttacttgctGAAGTGATGTTTCCAAGCAAGTGGGAAGGGAACATGCAAGAGCCTAAGTGACTAGGCTTTCCTTTGTGATCTTGCACTGCATTTATAGATACTTGTACATGTGGGCAGTGTGACAACAGGGGCAGACTTGGTGTTGATGGGGTTGACAGGATGTTAAGGATTTGTGAGATACATAGCACAGCTGTTTTCCTAATGAGGTTTTTTGTAAGATTGCAAAACACTGTAGTGAAATACTTTAGAACTGAGAAGCAAAACTGTAGCTCCTGTGCAGCCAGGGGTGTTTGGGCCCCAGctaaaattcttaatttctaAAAACATTACGATTCTGGTGATCTTGGTAATGGCTTCCAAAGCTGTTGATAAAACTTGCTAGtgataaagaaagaaatcttcGCACCTTACTGCATGTTGGTTGTTTGAAATACCTTACTTTGTCTTCCACAAGTCCTATGCCTTATCTGCCCCAAACTCACAGATGTAATGGATATTCCAGGGCATATAGGCAGTTTAAGACATTGATTCCTTCCCATTAATTctattctgaaatgtttttacctTGAATTTGTGAAGACTTCACTAGAAAGCTGCTCTTGTTGGTTTCAGTTTTGTTTACAACGTGAGATGGGTTGTTTTCCCATGAACCTCTTTGAGTAGTACTGAAAGCAGGTTTTTAGTGGCTGCCTTGATTAGCCCttgttatttttcatcttaATTACGAGTTGTAATTGTTGggatgttcctttttttttgctggcatTGGTCAATTGGGGACAGAGTTTTCCTTTTATGTGGTAGAAATTATCACTAATAATGTGTCTTCCATTTGTGCACCTATGATGACTTGACTTTGAACCAGCATTTATAATTTTGGAGTGTCATTCAAAATTAACTAGCTGTTGGTATAATGAACAGTGTCcatattttgaattaatttattaaacaatGTATCTCACATCTGCTAAATAATATTGATCTCACTGGAGTTCAAATAAGACTAATTACCAAAAATTCTAGAAATGTATGTTCACATGAAAGCCTGTTAAAGACAAGATTTGAACAGGTAAATTATAAATTCTTCATTGTAGCAGGTATTCTACTCTAACCAGGCAGTATTTGTAAGATTTTCATTGTATTGTTGCTGAGTATGCCAAGATCTGAGTTAAGatcagtaaaataaatgtttgataTGTTCAAAGATGCCATGGAAAGTAGTAAAACCATGGGAAAATGAGGTCACATAATCAAAACAGGAGTGAACATTTGAATATTGTTTATTTCATTGTCTTAACTTGCAGTATACAGTGCAGAAGTTTATCATTTAAGGTTTAACgtcacaatattaaaaaaaagaaaaaccaaattactgttttcccactcttcttcttcttcccacagAACGAGGTTGCACATATTGTTTCAGAGCTGTCTATTCACTTCAAACCAGCAAAACCAACTCCAGAAGATGAACGGAGAAAATGGGAGGAAGGGCGCATGGACTATATGGGGAAAGATGCTTTTGAACATATCAAAAAGAAATTGGATGCATTTTTACACTAAGACAGGGTGTACTGTTATGCCCATCTGATAGATTTCTTTATAAATGCAATTCTTGAATACTTGGCCGTCTTAACCAGTTTAGCTGTCAGCAGTTAGAGGTGATTATGGATCCTCAGACATTCTTGGGGGACCTTACCAGATACAGAATCAGGTATCAGGTTTTTATAGGTTTTTAACTGATAAATGTGCCTGGACTTTATTGTTACATGTGTCTCATCTTCGTTGTTCTCACACAGTGCCTTCTAAAGAATAATGAATGGTACCTTTCTGAGTATGAACTCTCATGTATTTATCACTCTTCCCTGATGCACCCCATCTGCAGGTACAGTCATGTGTAGGAAACATGTTGGAAGTTGAGATTGTTTTGGAAGTTGAACTTTTTCCAAACTGAGATTATTCCCAAAGTACATTCAGAAATTgctctaaaatatttaaatataaagaaCTTATTCTTGAAACCAAATTAACACCTTCAAGGGTGACCATGATGTAGACTCCAATACGGGAAAGAAGTGATGAAATCCTGGACTTATAGGAGTCTGCAACAAAACTTTTTAATTGGAATACATTTAGGATTAGAGGAACTTCAGACTGAGATCACTAGTGGATGCTCTACCCAGTTATAggcagctgctcagctccatAACTAGTGTGAGAAAGCATGCTTTAAAACTCTTTAGGACAGATTGATAATGTATGTTAACCTTTTATATTGTTGCCATAGGATACTGATGCTTTTAAAGATATTGTAAGCTTTAGTTGCATATTCTGAGTTGTGtagtcagaaaaagaaacactgacAGTATGGTGTAAACCTTCTGGTGCTTTTTATAAATTTGTTTACAATACTTCCAACTGCAGCTGATAAAGGCCTTCTTTGGCTTAGCATTGTTGCCCCGTATTGCAGGTATTTTGAGtgcaactgaaaacaaaattggcACTTGTTTTAGTAAACAGGCCCTTTGAAGATCTCTTAACAATAGCTGTGTGTGGGAACCAATAAATCTCTGAATTCtaaattccagaaaaatatttactgatgAGACTGCATTATATTAAGGACACTTGTGGGGGAATGTTTTGTGTATTTGTGTACTTAACTTTGACTTATCTCAGTGAGTTTACTTTAACATAcaagtaaaatactttttttcaaagcaaaaaacttttaaagaaagagTCTTGACATTTATGCTAATATATAGATTTGACAGTTGTTTGTGACCTCGCTCAATAGTGGAATAAGAATTCTGCAGTGATGTTGCAGGACTTGAAACGTTTTTGTCTAAATACATCACAAATTTTGGCAGAGAGATACCTAATGAAATGTCTTGGGAATTCTGTCTAAAAGCAATGATGTACCATTATGCATAGATGCTAGCAGGAAAAACGGATAACAGGAtaggagggaagaagaaaatcttatttctttttcctcctatCAAAAAGGATAAGAGGGTAGGGCAGGGAATAAATGCACAAATCAGGAAAGGAATGAAAGAGTCAAAAGGTcccttaaaagaagaaaaaaaatctttgagtATCT harbors:
- the GYG2 gene encoding glycogenin-2 isoform X1 yields the protein MSVTDQAFVTLATDDVYCQGALVLGQSLRNHKTSRKLAVLITPEVSSGMRSVLSSVFDDVIEVDVLDSADSVHLALMQRPELGVTFTKLHCWTLTHYSKCVFMDADTLVLCNVDELFDREEFSAAPDSGWPDCFNSGVFVFQPSLKTYNLLLQFAAEHGSFDGGDQGLLNSFFSNWATADIGKHLPFLYNLSSSSVYTYVPAFNHFGRDAKVVHFLGATKPWNYKYNLQTKRVMQDGTTSGSFHQLSFLALWWNIYSASILPLLEKLQKMEESESEECKHAFNGVEVTLKKVSPYMASSLQKPELPEQTNEVNPTACSPEELAFKAQPVYEVEPRDSNVHPSEPDRPSEQPVFQPAFQETSEMNEVAHIVSELSIHFKPAKPTPEDERRKWEEGRMDYMGKDAFEHIKKKLDAFLH
- the GYG2 gene encoding glycogenin-2 isoform X2; the protein is MPRWNHPTHAVRPFSTLCHLHHHRVTDQAFVTLATDDVYCQGALVLGQSLRNHKTSRKLAVLITPEVSSGMRSVLSSVFDDVIEVDVLDSADSVHLALMQRPELGVTFTKLHCWTLTHYSKCVFMDADTLVLCNVDELFDREEFSAAPDSGWPDCFNSGVFVFQPSLKTYNLLLQFAAEHGSFDGGDQGLLNSFFSNWATADIGKHLPFLYNLSSSSVYTYVPAFNHFGRDAKVVHFLGATKPWNYKYNLQTKRVMQDGTTSGSFHQLSFLALWWNIYSASILPLLEKLQKMEESESEECKHAFNGVEVTLKKVSPYMASSLQKPELPEQTNEVNPTACSPEELAFKAQPVYEVEPRDSNVHPSEPDRPSEQPVFQPAFQETSEMNEVAHIVSELSIHFKPAKPTPEDERRKWEEGRMDYMGKDAFEHIKKKLDAFLH